The nucleotide sequence GTCGGGCTGAAGAAACAGTACGGGCGCTACTTGCTCAGGAAGATCAACCCGGACTTGGTTTATATCAATACAGTCAATGAACATGAATTCAGTCAGATCGCAGTTCGATCGGACAAAAGACTTATTGTACACGTGCACGAAATGGGGTTTGTCGTAACTCAGCGGATGCGAACCCGTTGGATGGAAGCCCTTTTGTCAAAAGCCCATATAGTAGTTAGCCCGGCTCGGGCAGCAGCTGAGTTTTACCGCGATGTGTACGGAGTTCCCGAAGAAAAGATGAAGCTTATATACGAAACTGTGAGTGAGAAGCGACTCAGCCAGCAACGTCTAAAGGGTGAGCAAGTTGAGCTGAGAACTGCCGCTGACATCCTGCTGATTGGGGCCGTTGGCTCGGTTATTTACAGAAAAGGCGTGGATACCTTTCTGCGGGCATGTAGTATTTTGAAAGACAAGCTGCCCAATCAGTCATTCGAGTTTTTGTGGTTAGGCGGGCCATCCGAACTACAGGATAAGTCGATATATTACCGAGCTTTGCTCAAAAGCATCGAGCGCGAGGGACTGCAGTCGCACTTTCGTTTTCTGCCCCATTCCAGCGAAGTAGGTGATTTCTATGCTGATTTGGATATATTTGTTCTGCCTTCCCGAATGGAAGCCTTTCCGTTGGTGATTCTGGAAGCATGCCTGGCTGAAAAGCCCGTGGTAGCAATGGATGTCGCGGGCGTCCGTGAAGTAGTGGATGACGAAACCGGGTATCTGGTTCGGGATCAGACGCCTGAGGGCCTGGCACAGGGCATTGCTTATTTTATCCAAAATGCAGAACTTCGGCGGGTGGCGGGCCAAAATGGCCGGAAACGGGTTCTTGAAAAGTATGAGGCCACTGTGCAATCCTTCAAATGGCGGCAATTGCTCATAGAAGCTACGTCGTAATAATTATTATCTATGAAGATTGGCGTTCTGGCCCAATATCTTGATACCCGATCTGACGTACGGGAAATGCTCCAAATTCTGGCCAAAAATCACCGTTTAATCGTTTATCTTAAGGCGTCCGATTCCTTTCGCATTGCGCCTATATTACCCACCGAAGTGGAGGTAACGGTTATTCCTCCCACAACTTCTTTTCTTACGAAACTTCTGCTAATCTTTTGGCAGTATATCTACCTTGTTTTCGGAAAAATCCCACGCAGCCGTTATAATTATTACATGGTGGAGCATATAAGGCTCAGTGATCGGAATATGGGACATCTGGCCAGGTACACCCATGCATTTTTGGTTGGATTAAGTAAATATGTCCCTCACTTCATCAGCTATGATACTTATCTTCAAGGGTTAGCTTGGCTACCTAAGCCACTCCCGCTGGACTCTGATATCGAGGTATTCTTTTGTAACACCCAAATCTACGACGACCGGCTGTATGCCCACATACTTAATCAGAACAAGCCCGTCTGGACCTATGTCTACAGTTGGGATCATCCCTGCAAGATGAAAACCTTCTCAACACGTACCCGCTATCTGGTCTGGAATGAAGGGTTAAGGGAAGATCTAACCCAGTTGCAGAGGGTACCCCTCTCGCAGATTATCCTGTGGGGAGCCACACAATTTTCGTATGTACAAGCGCACCTGCACCGGGATGGATTCCAGGAAAGCCCCTACCCTTTTCCTTATGTGTATCTGGGGTTTGCTACGGGCTATGACGAACTGGTAGCGCAGGAAGTAAAGTACGTGGTAAGTATTGCTCGTGTGCTGGCCAAAGTACTACCTGAATGGAAGTTAGTGGTACGTCCATATCCTTTCCAGAAACAGTGGAACCTATATGCATCACTCAGGGATAGGGATAATGTGGTATTTGATGATCAGTTCCGAACTACTTCCCAGAGTTTTTCGGTAGAATATGACGGAGTACAAGACAAACT is from Salmonirosea aquatica and encodes:
- a CDS encoding glycosyltransferase family 4 protein produces the protein MESTPGTKVLIILPHTGTGGDTQVLYNLLYVLSSDSLKFHLLVSQRGAMHEHFRQFGEVYTFPIDDMKWTRRFFRRFLLPVFVGLKKQYGRYLLRKINPDLVYINTVNEHEFSQIAVRSDKRLIVHVHEMGFVVTQRMRTRWMEALLSKAHIVVSPARAAAEFYRDVYGVPEEKMKLIYETVSEKRLSQQRLKGEQVELRTAADILLIGAVGSVIYRKGVDTFLRACSILKDKLPNQSFEFLWLGGPSELQDKSIYYRALLKSIEREGLQSHFRFLPHSSEVGDFYADLDIFVLPSRMEAFPLVILEACLAEKPVVAMDVAGVREVVDDETGYLVRDQTPEGLAQGIAYFIQNAELRRVAGQNGRKRVLEKYEATVQSFKWRQLLIEATS